From Candidatus Dependentiae bacterium, the proteins below share one genomic window:
- a CDS encoding ABC transporter substrate-binding protein, whose amino-acid sequence MNINKKKSSTLNSLIILLVFAANSLHAFSTLTKLKEYVLAYSEYPPSDNNNWLDPDYTTFHQSITTNPLLRWTHKIGLRKKITWNEVNFHTLLKEVVDHRETQKLTGDTVVHIHCKPNTKIYVWSDLHGALHSLIRCLTSLQKQNIIDDTLKITQADTYFVFNGDSINRSAYNLETLNVLLNLLEKNPDNVFYIRGKHETKSYWQNFGLKRELKIRMAHLSEEAIPLASWINRLFNTLPLAIYLSVDKKPSELIRISHVGRKNNIIDEEKMGNLFSTHIDSTITYHQLNNKKDRTSPIDIKVIIKTEDWMKEQRASNGLGLLDQDKGATAWAVLSSPTIAHRKYYNFFYDAFAVITVGSSVDTTPITLYRNNLKTEENFALYQTYNIVTAIAKGTPTYKQKRKKDFFIGSSMALELGVPIMGQRTKRGMSVAINQTNQTGGINGHQLRTIIHNDDYVPYLTRQNINGFIKKDINTILLPVGSPTLNSYLDYIRKQQIAVLFPITGGPQFRAPDLKGLIHWRATYNDEVQALINYLVTEYNTYKFAFFYQDDAYGQEPVKAAHETLKSLGITEWVDIPYTRAAIDFTKQAQIIEEKQPDAIGFFSTGQATQELIRQIGIPTLTNKQLFGISFLGEQPFRRFIKQHGLEVLFGAVVPNPYTSELEIVKNYRTAMDANNHPYDIFSLEAYITTNILADILKKIGKTPTKDNIIKYIETLKNYTFKGLTLTFDPQRRDLAQYVWIETGKNVQWIQQEINKKTIR is encoded by the coding sequence ATGAATATAAACAAAAAAAAAAGCTCTACTCTCAACTCTCTTATTATATTACTTGTTTTTGCAGCTAATAGTTTACATGCTTTTTCAACACTTACAAAATTAAAAGAATATGTACTTGCATATTCTGAATATCCACCAAGTGATAACAATAACTGGCTTGATCCAGACTATACTACCTTCCATCAATCAATCACCACGAATCCATTACTCAGATGGACACATAAAATTGGACTACGAAAAAAAATAACATGGAATGAAGTAAACTTTCACACATTACTCAAAGAAGTTGTTGACCACAGAGAAACACAAAAATTAACCGGTGATACAGTCGTACATATACACTGTAAACCAAACACAAAAATATATGTATGGTCAGATTTACATGGTGCACTTCACTCACTTATACGTTGTCTCACTAGTTTACAAAAACAAAATATCATCGACGATACACTTAAAATAACTCAAGCTGATACTTATTTTGTTTTTAATGGCGACTCTATTAATCGTTCTGCATACAACCTGGAAACACTCAATGTGTTGCTTAATCTTCTTGAAAAAAATCCTGATAATGTTTTTTATATTCGTGGAAAACATGAAACCAAAAGCTATTGGCAAAATTTCGGACTAAAGCGTGAGCTCAAAATACGCATGGCCCATCTTTCTGAAGAAGCAATTCCACTTGCCTCATGGATTAATCGTTTATTCAATACGTTGCCACTTGCAATATATTTAAGTGTAGATAAAAAGCCATCAGAGCTCATCCGTATCTCTCATGTTGGTAGAAAAAACAACATAATTGATGAAGAAAAAATGGGAAATTTATTTAGTACCCATATCGATTCAACTATTACCTATCATCAGTTGAATAATAAAAAGGATAGAACAAGTCCAATTGATATCAAAGTAATTATCAAAACAGAAGATTGGATGAAAGAGCAGCGCGCAAGCAATGGTCTTGGATTACTCGATCAAGACAAAGGCGCTACCGCATGGGCAGTTCTTTCTTCACCTACTATAGCACATCGTAAATATTACAATTTTTTTTATGATGCGTTTGCTGTTATCACCGTTGGCTCAAGTGTTGATACAACTCCTATCACGCTATATCGGAATAATTTGAAAACAGAAGAAAATTTTGCTCTATATCAAACATATAATATTGTGACGGCAATTGCTAAAGGAACACCCACATATAAACAAAAAAGAAAAAAAGATTTTTTTATTGGATCTTCAATGGCACTAGAACTGGGCGTACCAATTATGGGTCAGCGCACTAAACGCGGCATGTCCGTAGCTATTAACCAAACAAATCAAACTGGCGGCATTAATGGACATCAACTGCGTACTATTATACACAATGATGATTATGTACCTTATTTAACCCGCCAAAACATAAACGGATTTATAAAAAAAGATATAAACACTATTTTACTACCTGTTGGTAGCCCAACACTTAATTCATATCTTGATTATATTCGTAAACAGCAAATTGCAGTACTATTTCCCATTACTGGTGGTCCGCAATTCCGCGCACCTGATCTTAAAGGCTTAATCCATTGGAGAGCAACCTATAACGATGAAGTGCAAGCACTTATCAATTATTTAGTAACTGAGTATAACACATATAAATTTGCATTTTTCTATCAAGATGATGCATATGGCCAAGAGCCAGTCAAAGCGGCACATGAAACACTAAAAAGTCTCGGCATCACTGAGTGGGTAGATATTCCTTACACACGCGCAGCAATCGATTTTACTAAACAAGCACAAATAATAGAAGAAAAACAACCTGATGCAATTGGATTTTTTTCCACCGGACAAGCAACTCAAGAGCTCATCAGACAAATTGGTATCCCTACACTTACTAACAAGCAACTATTTGGCATTTCGTTTCTAGGTGAACAACCATTCCGACGCTTCATAAAACAACATGGACTTGAAGTTTTATTTGGCGCAGTTGTTCCTAATCCATATACAAGTGAACTTGAAATTGTAAAAAATTATCGTACAGCAATGGATGCCAATAATCATCCATATGATATTTTTTCACTTGAAGCATATATTACTACCAATATCTTAGCAGATATTCTCAAAAAAATTGGAAAAACACCAACCAAAGACAATATTATTAAATACATTGAGACCCTCAAAAATTATACATTTAAAGGCCTCACGCTTACATTTGATCCACAACGGCGCGATCTTGCACAATATGTATGGATTGAAACAGGTAAAAATGTGCAGTGGATTCAACAGGAAATCAATAAAAAAACGATAAGGTAA
- a CDS encoding metallophosphoesterase, translating to MKKMKKLFTSIIIVYFSAFVALAMEETGDKNKLSYQDGNMPIEKKEEDTLPYYRFIGSFAYFKQECEKLPLYSDKNVLHSDKNVLHSDKNVLHSDKNVLPKKTPLKKYQFEKLIGKFINKQQYDLERYDIDVEKNREEERKRIAEERKRIAEERKRMWWWQKVISWAYRKKEVKREVEKGDKKEIRLPFKPVAQKLILPAESVIAFHGDLHGDIHSTLEFIQHLADQGYMKKNNAYKIAKKNFYMIFLGDYVDRGWYGAEVLNTILTLKLMNWDQVFLVRGNHEDVTVQGMYGFADELKNKFQINLGTTEEGKYNSLANKLYNMQELMPVVLYLGNKNEKNITEVIQCCHGGIEIGYHPGDLLKNEKSCMYQLLNISKKTRIKNIKLDSSKVKSNGGKTEADKSHDKSKEQTYENLHEHINNLDDQGAVIDCLINYEFTTPVSIFGVGSLGFMWNDFNVSPIDKIKIARGGALSYGKFETNRVLKHIYRPEGAQYKVCGIFRAHQHGTLSGDSVSPMMKRIWNKDGIGAEEDTGVGKIWIDEKANNGPGGLWDGIVCTFAVTPKGFYGLDAEVKKMGDAFGLLTLKNGFKNWNLDVIRLKDGKVVVSDKNDDEEDGEEEKGKDQH from the coding sequence ATGAAAAAAATGAAAAAATTGTTTACTTCTATTATTATTGTTTATTTTTCTGCATTTGTTGCTTTAGCAATGGAAGAAACAGGCGATAAGAATAAATTAAGTTACCAAGATGGTAATATGCCTATTGAAAAGAAAGAGGAAGATACGCTTCCATATTATAGGTTTATTGGATCATTTGCATATTTTAAGCAAGAATGTGAGAAGCTTCCTCTTTATAGTGACAAAAATGTACTACATAGTGACAAAAATGTACTACATAGTGACAAAAATGTACTACATAGTGACAAAAATGTACTACCAAAAAAAACGCCACTTAAAAAATATCAGTTTGAAAAATTAATTGGTAAATTTATTAATAAGCAACAATATGACTTAGAAAGGTATGATATTGATGTAGAAAAAAACCGTGAAGAAGAGCGAAAGAGAATAGCAGAAGAGCGAAAGAGAATAGCAGAAGAGCGTAAGAGAATGTGGTGGTGGCAAAAGGTTATTTCTTGGGCATATAGAAAAAAAGAAGTTAAAAGGGAAGTTGAAAAGGGAGACAAAAAAGAGATAAGGCTACCGTTTAAACCAGTTGCTCAGAAACTTATTTTGCCTGCGGAATCTGTTATAGCATTCCATGGAGATCTGCATGGTGATATTCATTCAACATTGGAATTTATTCAACATCTTGCTGATCAGGGTTATATGAAAAAGAATAATGCATATAAGATAGCTAAGAAAAATTTTTATATGATTTTCTTGGGTGATTATGTTGATCGTGGTTGGTACGGAGCAGAAGTTCTTAATACTATTTTGACATTAAAACTTATGAATTGGGATCAAGTATTTTTAGTTCGTGGTAATCATGAAGATGTAACGGTACAAGGCATGTACGGTTTTGCGGATGAGCTTAAGAATAAGTTTCAGATTAATCTTGGGACAACAGAAGAAGGTAAGTATAATTCTTTGGCTAACAAATTATATAATATGCAAGAACTGATGCCGGTTGTTTTATATCTTGGTAACAAAAATGAAAAGAATATAACAGAAGTCATTCAGTGTTGCCATGGTGGAATTGAGATTGGATATCATCCAGGAGATCTATTAAAAAATGAAAAATCTTGTATGTATCAATTGTTAAATATAAGTAAAAAAACGCGAATTAAGAATATAAAGCTAGACAGTTCCAAAGTCAAATCTAATGGTGGTAAGACAGAGGCAGACAAATCTCATGATAAGTCAAAAGAGCAGACGTATGAGAATCTACACGAGCATATTAATAATTTGGATGATCAAGGTGCAGTTATCGATTGTTTAATAAACTATGAATTTACAACACCTGTTAGTATATTTGGAGTAGGATCCTTGGGTTTTATGTGGAATGACTTTAACGTGAGTCCAATAGATAAGATAAAGATAGCTAGAGGAGGTGCTTTATCTTATGGAAAATTTGAAACAAACAGAGTGCTTAAGCATATATATAGACCTGAAGGCGCACAGTATAAAGTATGTGGTATTTTTAGAGCCCATCAGCATGGTACGTTATCTGGAGATTCTGTAAGTCCAATGATGAAACGCATTTGGAATAAAGATGGAATAGGTGCTGAAGAAGATACTGGTGTTGGCAAAATTTGGATTGATGAAAAAGCAAATAATGGACCAGGAGGTCTATGGGATGGTATTGTTTGTACGTTTGCTGTAACACCAAAAGGATTTTATGGTTTAGATGCTGAAGTTAAAAAAATGGGGGATGCTTTTGGCCTATTAACCCTAAAAAATGGTTTTAAAAATTGGAATCTCGATGTTATTCGGTTAAAAGACGGTAAGGTGGTTGTTTCAGACAAGAATGACGATGAAGAAGATGGTGAAGAAGAAAAAGGTAAAGATCAACATTAG
- a CDS encoding TolC family protein, which produces MKTASNTFFCISFLLSFFLEARSTKTPPSVKRHFYRPQKITFADIQHAVTPYKKADIQLYLPHLSLNKARAIGHEYRSIIKINQELWRSLKRSELIPISEYLPQVRFSMSASNNRADVLPTKQLDVIITQLLYQGNGPIQKYKIAVHESEISWWQVALIKDQVQSQVEQSYLSLWRTQQEERSIYFLHQAATHEFDQGWNVNNVGLLAKPEWEQEHARYASALSIINGYQDRKKLDHDKLKFFVGKKKIDESLAVKSTLEFLANNLSSAQKYDLPFYLKNAFKLRKELRINEQEILKEQRKRDLFAQSYLPTIFVQTNITNTFFRRGSTPSGTFWQIALRLDWQFDGLGNAHRARANDAIVLAKMIERINTQNIITVEVQTAYHTVQGQLKELQAAQAQLKQQQAQYERAVVQHDIGEINGVAFSRAQETWEQAQFDVMNLTVKTVQNYRDLLFKAGYPDNL; this is translated from the coding sequence ATGAAAACAGCTTCCAACACATTTTTTTGTATCTCGTTCTTACTATCATTTTTTTTGGAAGCACGATCAACAAAAACACCACCCTCTGTAAAACGTCATTTTTATCGGCCACAAAAAATTACCTTTGCCGATATACAACACGCCGTTACCCCTTATAAAAAAGCAGATATACAGTTATATTTACCTCATCTTTCACTAAATAAAGCTCGTGCAATTGGCCATGAATATCGCTCTATTATAAAGATAAATCAAGAGCTTTGGCGCTCACTTAAACGATCTGAATTAATACCCATCAGTGAATATCTGCCCCAGGTACGGTTTTCTATGAGCGCATCTAATAATAGAGCCGATGTGCTGCCAACAAAGCAACTCGATGTTATTATCACGCAACTTCTTTATCAAGGAAATGGCCCAATACAAAAATATAAAATTGCTGTACATGAAAGCGAAATTTCTTGGTGGCAAGTAGCATTAATAAAAGATCAAGTACAATCACAAGTAGAACAAAGCTATTTATCTTTATGGCGTACACAGCAAGAAGAACGGTCAATTTATTTTTTACATCAGGCAGCAACACATGAATTTGACCAAGGATGGAATGTAAATAACGTTGGCTTGCTTGCCAAACCAGAATGGGAACAAGAACACGCCCGTTATGCCAGTGCTTTAAGTATTATCAATGGCTATCAAGATAGAAAAAAGCTAGATCACGACAAGCTAAAATTTTTTGTTGGCAAAAAAAAAATAGATGAATCACTTGCTGTAAAGAGCACCCTTGAATTTTTAGCAAATAATTTATCTTCAGCACAAAAATATGATTTACCTTTTTACCTAAAAAATGCATTCAAATTGCGAAAAGAACTACGAATTAATGAACAGGAGATTTTAAAAGAACAACGTAAAAGAGATTTATTTGCCCAATCATATTTGCCAACTATTTTTGTACAAACAAATATTACCAATACGTTTTTTCGTAGAGGATCAACACCTAGTGGAACCTTCTGGCAAATCGCTCTTCGACTCGATTGGCAATTTGACGGACTTGGTAACGCACATCGTGCACGAGCAAATGATGCCATCGTATTAGCAAAAATGATTGAACGTATTAATACTCAAAATATCATTACTGTTGAGGTACAAACAGCATATCACACGGTACAAGGACAATTAAAAGAACTACAAGCAGCGCAAGCACAATTAAAGCAACAACAAGCCCAATATGAACGTGCAGTTGTACAACATGATATTGGAGAAATTAATGGTGTAGCTTTTTCTCGTGCGCAAGAAACATGGGAACAGGCACAATTTGATGTGATGAATCTCACCGTAAAAACTGTACAAAATTATCGCGATTTATTATTTAAAGCTGGTTACCCGGATAATCTATGA
- a CDS encoding efflux RND transporter periplasmic adaptor subunit: MNIKHFIAPSLLFLSLIIIIWFGYLYFFSKPDQDFFTIGKAQKRTITQIIKATGSLKVEDSMRIGSIVPGVIQKMYVEENEEVKKGHLLASIDDGNQDTLVRSTHAIWESSQAVLKYQKAFYGRQRILYEHNHISRNDFDQFTQNYEIAVAQEKRRKAEHERALLEFNNKQIKAPDDGLVVEKVSREGETVTLASPATIIYILARDITKMEAKLEIDESTVGMLKKNMEAHMTFDTYPNQVFNGPITDISNAPKTKNEAVSYNATVYLDNTERLFRHGMTVNAEIIVAEKQNVLSVPGNIFKISQITLEQIAQAKGFAVQALSQEEKIRLKRAGNMKTVWLVKGKNFVEHSVQVGVNDNAFFEIVKGLTGQEDLIFDTAEPNVMEEFFERFFGKGL; this comes from the coding sequence ATGAATATAAAACATTTCATTGCTCCAAGTCTTTTATTTCTTTCTTTGATTATTATTATTTGGTTTGGCTATCTTTACTTTTTCTCCAAGCCCGATCAGGACTTTTTTACCATTGGCAAAGCGCAAAAACGCACTATTACACAAATTATAAAAGCAACCGGTTCACTTAAAGTGGAAGACTCTATGCGTATTGGTAGTATTGTACCTGGTGTTATTCAAAAAATGTATGTTGAAGAAAATGAAGAAGTGAAAAAAGGCCACCTTTTAGCATCAATTGATGATGGTAATCAAGATACATTGGTTCGCTCTACACATGCGATATGGGAAAGTTCACAAGCTGTGCTCAAATATCAAAAAGCATTTTATGGAAGGCAGCGCATTTTATATGAACACAATCATATTTCTCGTAATGATTTTGATCAGTTTACCCAAAATTATGAAATTGCTGTTGCACAAGAAAAACGACGTAAAGCAGAGCATGAGCGAGCACTGCTAGAATTTAATAACAAACAAATAAAGGCGCCTGATGACGGTCTTGTTGTTGAAAAAGTTTCTCGAGAGGGTGAAACAGTAACATTAGCCTCTCCAGCAACTATTATTTATATTCTTGCTCGAGATATTACTAAAATGGAAGCAAAGCTTGAAATAGATGAGAGTACTGTAGGAATGCTCAAAAAAAACATGGAAGCACACATGACTTTTGATACATATCCAAATCAAGTATTTAATGGCCCGATTACGGATATTAGTAACGCACCAAAAACAAAAAACGAAGCTGTCAGCTACAATGCAACAGTCTATCTTGATAACACTGAGAGATTATTTCGCCATGGCATGACGGTTAATGCCGAAATTATAGTAGCTGAAAAACAAAATGTTTTAAGTGTTCCCGGTAATATTTTTAAAATTAGCCAAATTACACTGGAGCAGATTGCACAAGCAAAAGGTTTTGCTGTACAAGCATTGAGCCAAGAAGAAAAAATAAGGCTCAAGCGCGCTGGTAATATGAAAACAGTATGGCTTGTCAAAGGAAAAAATTTTGTAGAACATTCAGTGCAAGTTGGCGTAAATGACAATGCTTTTTTTGAAATAGTTAAAGGATTAACCGGTCAAGAAGATTTGATTTTCGACACTGCAGAACCAAACGTCATGGAAGAGTTTTTTGAACGATTCTTTGGTAAAGGGTTATAA
- a CDS encoding ABC transporter permease: MNITILVRSSLKALRKHKVRSFLTVLGIMIGIAAIIVTFSVGSGAEVKIRKQIMAMGENAVYIVPGSVMERGTVRSGTARLVRLKEKDLYAITQQCPEVEKISRGQESLQNIEYGPKGVKDRIVGSDANLLEISKKKTIKGNFFTQYHVKQRSNVVVLGMDIATKLFKKEDPIGKTILIKKIPFTVIGVMEYIDFFWGISDPNNRVHIPFTVAQKYFRKPEEGQYDVGFIGLSIRPGFNASLTLRKVRRILRFSHKIDDGEPDDFTIFDQQSVSSSATAASRVIKLFGLIAASISLLVGGIGVMNIMLVSVQERTKEIGIRLALGATQTAVQSQFLIEAVFLSCVGGILGIAFGILAQHFLSNATDLPGTIEIIPLLVSLFLTIFTGIFFGYYPARKASLLNPVDALRHE, encoded by the coding sequence ATGAATATCACGATTTTAGTTCGCAGCTCACTCAAAGCACTTCGTAAACACAAAGTCCGCTCATTTTTAACCGTACTTGGGATCATGATTGGTATTGCTGCTATTATTGTGACCTTCTCTGTTGGATCTGGCGCTGAAGTTAAAATCAGAAAACAAATTATGGCAATGGGAGAAAATGCCGTATACATTGTACCGGGAAGTGTTATGGAACGCGGCACTGTTCGCTCGGGAACAGCGCGTCTTGTACGCCTTAAAGAAAAAGATTTGTATGCTATCACACAACAGTGCCCTGAAGTTGAAAAAATCTCACGCGGACAAGAATCATTACAAAATATTGAATATGGACCCAAAGGAGTAAAAGACCGAATTGTTGGTAGTGATGCAAATCTACTTGAAATTAGTAAAAAGAAAACAATTAAGGGTAACTTTTTCACTCAATATCATGTCAAACAACGCTCAAATGTTGTGGTACTTGGTATGGATATTGCAACAAAATTATTTAAAAAAGAGGACCCAATTGGCAAAACCATTTTGATTAAAAAAATTCCATTTACAGTAATTGGCGTTATGGAATACATTGATTTTTTTTGGGGTATTTCCGATCCTAACAATCGCGTACATATTCCATTTACCGTAGCACAAAAATATTTTCGTAAACCCGAAGAAGGTCAATATGACGTTGGCTTTATTGGTTTGAGCATACGACCAGGGTTTAATGCAAGTTTAACATTGCGTAAAGTCAGAAGAATTTTACGATTTTCTCACAAGATTGATGATGGCGAACCAGATGACTTTACCATTTTTGATCAGCAATCAGTTTCTAGCTCAGCAACAGCTGCTTCACGTGTCATAAAATTATTTGGTTTAATTGCTGCATCAATTTCGTTACTTGTTGGCGGTATCGGCGTAATGAATATTATGCTTGTTTCAGTACAAGAACGCACTAAAGAAATTGGAATACGCTTAGCACTTGGAGCAACTCAAACAGCAGTACAAAGTCAATTTTTAATAGAAGCTGTGTTTCTTTCTTGCGTCGGTGGTATTCTTGGTATAGCGTTTGGCATACTAGCACAACATTTTTTGAGCAACGCTACCGATTTGCCGGGTACTATTGAAATTATTCCACTGTTAGTGTCATTATTTTTAACTATTTTTACCGGAATTTTCTTTGGCTATTACCCCGCACGCAAAGCATCGTTATTAAATCCTGTTGACGCCTTACGACATGAGTAG
- a CDS encoding ABC transporter ATP-binding protein, with protein MPFLNVHDITKTFLIGEQNLTVLHGITMEVKKGEFLALTGKSGSGKSTLMNILGCLDVPTTGSYFFQKQDISKLSPDQLAHIRNKQVGFVFQQFNLLPDLTALDNTALPCLYSGMKEKEAQDNAKKVLALVGLDDRLHHYPTQLSGGQQQRVSIARALVNKPILILADEPTGNLDSKTGNRVMDVFRHLNKTQQITVILVTHDLDLASTTKRIITLVDGQIETDRLT; from the coding sequence ATGCCATTTTTAAACGTACATGACATTACTAAAACATTTCTTATCGGAGAACAAAATCTCACAGTACTACATGGCATTACCATGGAGGTAAAAAAAGGTGAGTTTTTAGCACTAACCGGAAAATCGGGTTCAGGTAAATCAACGCTTATGAATATTTTAGGCTGTCTGGACGTACCAACAACTGGTTCCTATTTTTTTCAAAAGCAAGATATTTCTAAACTTAGTCCTGATCAGCTAGCTCACATTAGAAATAAACAAGTCGGCTTTGTATTTCAACAATTTAATTTATTACCTGACTTAACCGCACTTGATAACACTGCACTACCTTGTTTGTATAGTGGTATGAAAGAAAAAGAAGCACAAGATAATGCAAAAAAAGTTTTAGCTCTTGTTGGGCTTGATGATCGATTGCATCACTATCCAACACAACTTTCTGGCGGCCAGCAACAACGTGTTTCTATTGCACGCGCACTGGTTAACAAGCCAATTTTAATTTTGGCCGATGAACCTACCGGAAATTTGGATTCAAAAACTGGCAACCGGGTCATGGATGTTTTCAGACATTTAAATAAAACACAACAAATTACAGTAATTTTAGTAACACACGATTTGGACTTAGCAAGTACCACAAAACGTATTATTACACTCGTTGATGGTCAGATTGAAACCGATCGATTAACTTAA
- the trxA gene encoding thioredoxin has protein sequence MFKKFLLLSLLPTAPLILKAQNESVSQTHMQTGSVIHLYSIQQFDTLIKEYNRVVVDFYAPWCSPCNRMSPMMDELAQEFNDILFIKINIDNMKQLVSRYSIMSIPTFMFFKNGNHVHRFTGIQSKSTMRNEIRSRIG, from the coding sequence ATGTTTAAAAAATTTTTATTGCTATCATTACTTCCTACTGCACCACTTATTTTAAAAGCACAAAATGAAAGTGTATCACAAACACATATGCAAACTGGTTCTGTTATACACCTATATTCTATTCAACAATTTGATACATTAATTAAAGAATACAATCGTGTTGTAGTTGATTTTTATGCTCCATGGTGCAGTCCATGCAACCGTATGAGTCCTATGATGGATGAATTAGCCCAAGAATTTAACGATATTTTATTTATAAAAATTAATATCGATAACATGAAACAACTTGTAAGCCGATATAGCATTATGAGTATTCCTACATTCATGTTTTTTAAAAATGGCAATCACGTGCATCGATTTACCGGCATACAAAGCAAGAGCACTATGAGAAATGAAATTCGCTCACGTATAGGATAA
- a CDS encoding phosphodiester glycosidase family protein translates to MKYLIFFLLIFFFNIQIHTIKNYKHLVYKKKILQSPDQLIIHTLEINPQCYDIVLHRAQHGAESVYQMAQETGAIAAINGGIFRFLGTFKNTPLGLLVIDRIIHTDLQFLRGTIAWNNNGTPPTIAPINIAWHLNINGQLLPIDRINQPRADNEAIVYTSEFKPTTLTNNNGIEITIENNNVFSIKTESGNNKIPKSGFVYSVGIDTYTFSSLKNINVGDHVNLFYDIQVDGILKKKYSPFQYMLSGSGLLIYNNTCSTKEQLHKELLEGSSIFYGDHPHIPDYHNTKNRTWLIEQKHPRTAVGVKKNGNWLFIVVEGNRTTCNTKNSGITLPDLAHLMQSLKCIYALNLDGGSSSTLYYNGAVQNKLSRSFLAPQNPIHQNGRSVTDAFLIFPKHFKKNSILIDN, encoded by the coding sequence ATGAAGTACTTAATATTTTTTTTACTAATATTTTTTTTTAACATACAAATACACACAATAAAAAATTACAAACATCTTGTATATAAAAAAAAGATACTACAAAGCCCCGATCAACTCATTATTCATACATTAGAGATAAACCCTCAATGTTATGACATAGTATTACATCGTGCACAACATGGTGCCGAATCTGTGTATCAGATGGCACAAGAAACTGGTGCAATAGCTGCCATTAATGGTGGCATATTCCGATTTCTCGGTACATTCAAAAATACCCCATTAGGACTACTTGTTATAGATAGAATAATACACACCGATTTACAATTTTTACGTGGGACTATTGCATGGAATAATAATGGCACACCGCCAACAATTGCACCAATTAACATTGCATGGCATCTCAATATCAACGGACAACTATTACCGATTGATCGTATTAATCAACCACGTGCTGATAATGAAGCAATTGTGTATACATCAGAATTTAAACCAACAACCTTGACTAACAATAACGGTATTGAAATTACTATTGAAAATAACAACGTTTTCTCTATTAAAACCGAATCTGGCAATAACAAGATTCCAAAAAGTGGATTTGTTTATTCTGTTGGTATAGATACTTATACTTTTTCTTCTTTAAAGAATATTAATGTTGGTGATCATGTTAATCTGTTTTATGATATACAAGTGGATGGCATATTAAAAAAAAAATATTCACCATTTCAATATATGCTGAGTGGGTCAGGATTACTTATCTATAACAATACATGTTCAACAAAAGAACAATTACACAAAGAGTTATTAGAGGGAAGCTCAATTTTTTATGGAGACCATCCACATATACCAGATTATCACAATACAAAAAATCGTACATGGTTAATTGAACAAAAACATCCTCGTACAGCCGTTGGCGTCAAAAAAAATGGTAACTGGCTTTTTATTGTTGTGGAAGGTAATCGTACTACATGCAATACAAAAAATAGCGGTATAACTCTGCCTGATTTAGCACACCTTATGCAGTCACTAAAATGCATATATGCACTTAATCTTGATGGTGGTAGCTCATCTACCTTATATTACAATGGAGCTGTACAAAATAAGTTATCGAGAAGTTTTTTAGCGCCTCAAAATCCGATACATCAAAACGGCCGATCAGTTACTGATGCATTTTTAATTTTTCCAAAACATTTTAAAAAAAATTCCATACTTATTGATAACTGA
- a CDS encoding thioredoxin family protein, translating into MFDYIKNNLLVLLLIGFLGITSSISPVADTEKRYDNAIVMFYTSSCPYCKYMLPVMSQIQREYGNKINIIFIEISRNQTFYKTEYGFRTVPTIIYFKDGKEMARHGSNNKTVTVTFIKNNIAAIWGI; encoded by the coding sequence ATGTTTGACTATATAAAAAATAATCTCTTAGTGCTGCTTTTGATCGGCTTTTTGGGCATAACAAGCTCTATATCGCCGGTGGCAGACACAGAAAAAAGGTATGATAACGCAATTGTCATGTTTTATACATCATCATGCCCCTACTGCAAGTATATGCTACCAGTTATGAGCCAAATTCAGCGTGAATATGGCAATAAAATTAACATTATCTTTATTGAAATCAGTCGTAATCAAACTTTTTATAAAACAGAATATGGTTTTAGAACTGTGCCAACAATTATTTACTTCAAAGATGGAAAAGAAATGGCACGACATGGTAGTAACAATAAAACGGTTACTGTTACTTTTATAAAAAATAACATTGCTGCCATCTGGGGAATTTGA